One segment of Venenivibrio stagnispumantis DNA contains the following:
- a CDS encoding transporter — MKKLSKAIILAFGTVSILSTQAFAGKKVLIYDDTETLGTGNYQNENYLIYKKDIEESEGNYTFNFTYGWNDKTDLAINIPFEYLKNYEDVHSDISDPSIEIKYRFFEKDNLKFAMKPFLGIPVKKDSDFSEGHFQYGITLVSQYEIEKWSFYANTSFVIHKEKLNENEFFQSFSAEYNISDNFSLIGTLYLSSYDETEKGGIIGFGYSFSKFEMGLGIGKVFNPENNYSIYAGFTIKFF; from the coding sequence ATGAAGAAATTGTCTAAAGCGATAATATTAGCATTTGGAACTGTCTCTATTCTTTCTACTCAGGCTTTTGCCGGTAAGAAAGTATTAATATATGACGATACAGAAACCCTTGGGACAGGAAATTATCAAAATGAAAATTATCTTATTTATAAAAAAGATATAGAAGAAAGTGAGGGTAACTATACTTTTAATTTTACTTATGGATGGAATGATAAAACGGATTTGGCTATAAATATTCCTTTTGAATATCTTAAAAATTATGAAGATGTTCATTCAGATATATCTGACCCAAGCATAGAGATAAAATATAGATTTTTTGAAAAAGATAATCTTAAATTTGCTATGAAGCCATTTCTTGGAATACCGGTAAAGAAAGATAGCGATTTTAGTGAGGGTCATTTCCAATATGGAATCACCCTTGTTTCCCAGTATGAGATAGAAAAATGGAGTTTTTATGCAAATACCTCTTTTGTGATTCATAAAGAAAAATTAAATGAAAATGAGTTTTTCCAATCTTTCTCAGCAGAATATAATATTAGTGATAATTTTTCATTGATAGGAACATTATATTTATCAAGTTATGATGAAACTGAAAAAGGAGGAATAATAGGATTTGGTTATTCATTTTCTAAATTTGAGATGGGTCTTGGTATAGGTAAAGTTTTTAATCCTGAAAATAACTACTCAATTTATGCTGGATTTACAATAAAATTCTTTTAA
- a CDS encoding FKBP-type peptidyl-prolyl cis-trans isomerase: protein MEVSKNKVVSFEYVLKDKETGEVLDASQGQPLTFLVGAGYIIPGLEERMLGMKEGEKKTIEVPAEEAYGIADPNLIQQAPREYFEGVDLEVGLPLQAQTPEGQIIHMVVVDFDENTVTVDLNHPLAGKDLVFDVEIKSIREATPDEILHGHAHGPGGHHH from the coding sequence ATGGAAGTTTCAAAAAACAAAGTTGTTTCTTTTGAGTATGTATTAAAAGACAAAGAAACAGGCGAAGTTCTTGATGCAAGTCAGGGACAACCTCTTACATTTTTAGTAGGAGCAGGTTATATCATTCCGGGATTAGAAGAAAGAATGCTTGGGATGAAGGAAGGAGAAAAGAAAACAATTGAAGTTCCTGCTGAAGAAGCTTATGGAATAGCAGACCCAAATTTGATTCAGCAAGCTCCAAGAGAGTATTTTGAAGGGGTTGATTTAGAAGTAGGATTACCTCTCCAAGCTCAAACACCTGAAGGTCAAATTATACATATGGTAGTAGTAGATTTTGATGAAAATACAGTAACAGTAGATTTAAACCATCCTCTTGCAGGGAAAGATTTAGTTTTTGATGTTGAGATTAAATCTATCAGAGAAGCAACACCTGATGAGATATTACATGGACACGCCCACGGTCCTGGTGGACACCATCATTAA